AGGGCGACGCCGTTGACGGTCACCGCGCCCCGCGCGACATGCACCCACGCGTGGCGACCGGCCCCAAGGGCATGGCGCACCGCCTGGCCGGGCTCGAGCAGGGCGGTCCACACGTCGGCGTCCTGATGAATGGTCACGGCCCCGTCGCGGCCGTCACGGGCGGCGAGGAGCCGCAGGCCTCCGCGGCGCTCGGAGGCCTCGAAGCGCTTCTGCTCATAGCTCGGGGCCAGTCCCCTCGCGTTCGGCAGGAGCCAGATCTGGAGGAGATGAACCGGCGCCTCGCGCGACGGGTTGAACTCGCTATGCGTCACCCCCGTGCCCGCGCTCATCCGCTGCACGTCCCCCGGCACGATGACCGAGCCATTGCCCATGCTGTCCTTGTGCTCGAGGGCCCCCTCGAGGACCCAGGTGA
This Candidatus Methylomirabilota bacterium DNA region includes the following protein-coding sequences:
- a CDS encoding pirin family protein, which produces MITLRPAAERGHFDHGWLDTYHTFSFASYQDPKHMGFRSLRVINDDRVQPGEGFGTHGHRDMEIITWVLEGALEHKDSMGNGSVIVPGDVQRMSAGTGVTHSEFNPSREAPVHLLQIWLLPNARGLAPSYEQKRFEASERRGGLRLLAARDGRDGAVTIHQDADVWTALLEPGQAVRHALGAGRHAWVHVARGAVTVNGVALGPGDGAALSGEAGLDIRASAPAEVLLFDLS